The following coding sequences lie in one Flavobacterium cyclinae genomic window:
- a CDS encoding Ig-like domain-containing protein produces the protein MIKLKNIAFFVTTLLILTSCAKRGFITGGDKDTLAPRITSSDPENFKTNFKGNEIKINFDELIKVKNINKQLIISPPMKKQPIIVPQGNASKFISIKILDTLQPNTTYSFNFGQSITDNNEGNPYSQFKYVFSTGSYVDSLTVVGKIKDAYEQQPDNFVSVMLYDAQTFTDSTVYKETPLYVTNTLDSLKVFSLENLKEGSYRIVAMKDKSSNNIYNPAIDKIGFLDYPITIPTSDMFELELFQEKKPFKAEKPTQESNNKLYLGYEGDFKKTKIKATYQNKEVPIVVTKFPEKNKDSVQIFYPNVKMDSLEITVSNGDYIKSFTSKLKDLKEADSLNLEKKSSSLLSFRDSFVLKSSTPIVKIDNSKINLINKDSAAVAFTSRYNEFDQEIILDFNKEEEEKYKIAFLPGALVDFYEKTNDTLKYNVSTKQLADYGNLKINLENVNRFPVIIQLLDKKEVLYSAITTKETSVSFDIIEPKLYTIRIIYDDNANGEWDTGNYLAKKQAEEIIYFPKLIDVRANWDVEQDFILNK, from the coding sequence ATGATAAAATTAAAAAACATAGCCTTTTTTGTAACAACTCTTTTAATATTAACTAGTTGTGCTAAAAGAGGATTTATTACTGGTGGTGATAAAGACACTTTAGCACCAAGAATTACCAGTAGTGATCCAGAAAATTTTAAAACAAATTTTAAAGGGAATGAAATTAAAATCAACTTTGATGAACTAATTAAAGTTAAAAACATCAATAAGCAGTTGATCATTTCGCCACCCATGAAAAAACAACCCATCATTGTTCCTCAGGGTAATGCTAGCAAATTTATTTCTATTAAAATTTTAGACACTTTACAGCCGAATACTACCTATAGTTTTAACTTTGGTCAAAGTATAACAGACAACAACGAAGGAAATCCGTATTCGCAATTTAAATATGTTTTTTCTACTGGTAGCTATGTAGATTCTTTAACAGTGGTTGGTAAAATTAAAGATGCATACGAACAACAACCTGATAATTTTGTAAGTGTGATGTTATACGATGCTCAAACGTTTACAGATTCAACTGTTTATAAAGAAACTCCTTTATATGTTACCAATACTTTAGATAGTTTAAAAGTATTCTCATTAGAAAATCTTAAAGAAGGTTCTTATAGAATTGTTGCAATGAAGGATAAATCAAGCAATAATATTTACAATCCTGCGATTGATAAAATTGGTTTTTTAGATTATCCTATTACAATTCCTACTTCTGATATGTTTGAACTAGAATTGTTTCAAGAAAAGAAACCGTTTAAAGCTGAAAAACCCACACAAGAAAGCAATAACAAACTTTACTTGGGTTATGAAGGAGATTTTAAAAAGACTAAAATAAAAGCAACTTATCAAAATAAGGAAGTTCCTATTGTAGTGACAAAATTCCCAGAAAAAAATAAAGATTCGGTACAAATATTTTATCCAAATGTAAAAATGGATTCCTTAGAAATTACGGTTTCTAATGGTGATTACATAAAATCTTTTACTTCTAAATTAAAAGACCTTAAAGAAGCCGATTCATTGAATCTCGAAAAAAAATCGTCTAGTCTTTTATCATTTAGGGATTCATTTGTTTTAAAATCGTCTACTCCAATTGTTAAAATAGATAATTCTAAAATCAATTTAATTAATAAGGATTCAGCAGCTGTAGCATTTACATCTCGTTATAATGAATTTGATCAAGAAATAATTTTAGATTTTAACAAAGAGGAAGAAGAAAAATATAAAATAGCTTTTCTTCCAGGTGCTTTAGTTGATTTCTATGAAAAAACTAACGATACTTTAAAGTATAATGTTTCTACAAAACAACTAGCCGATTATGGCAACCTGAAAATAAATCTCGAAAATGTAAATCGCTTTCCAGTTATTATACAGTTATTAGACAAAAAAGAGGTTTTATATAGCGCTATAACCACAAAAGAAACAAGTGTAAGTTTTGATATTATTGAGCCAAAACTTTATACCATAAGAATAATTTATGATGATAATGCAAATGGCGAATGGGATACAGGAAATTATTTAGCAAAAAAACAAGCTGAAGAAATTATCTATTTTCCAAAACTCATTGATGTCAGGGCTAATTGGGATGTAGAGCAAGATTTTATATTAAACAAATAA
- a CDS encoding nitrilase family protein, with the protein MKIALFQTKLSWENPSINRTFIEEYFLNEDESFDLFVLPEMFTSGFTMNPCAVAETMEGETMSWLKDLAKKKTCAITGSLVIKENDNFYNRMVFVYPSGEVEYYNKRHLFTLAGEEKVYTKGTEKVIINYNNWNICLQICYDLRFPVFVRNVENYDLLLYVANWPKPRINAWDTLLKARAIENMCYTIGVNRIGEDANHLEYPGHSQAYDYLGNTIVDCENELGVFQIEIDKTSQNEARQKFNFLNDKDDFKLFV; encoded by the coding sequence ATGAAAATCGCACTTTTTCAAACCAAATTATCTTGGGAAAATCCATCAATAAATCGAACATTCATTGAAGAATATTTTCTTAATGAAGACGAATCGTTTGATTTATTTGTATTGCCCGAAATGTTTACTTCAGGTTTTACGATGAATCCTTGTGCTGTAGCTGAAACTATGGAAGGTGAAACAATGTCTTGGTTAAAAGATTTAGCTAAAAAGAAAACCTGTGCCATAACGGGAAGTTTGGTTATTAAGGAGAATGACAATTTCTATAACCGTATGGTTTTTGTTTATCCTTCAGGGGAAGTTGAATATTATAATAAACGTCATTTGTTTACTCTAGCTGGAGAAGAAAAAGTATATACAAAAGGGACAGAAAAAGTAATTATTAATTATAACAATTGGAACATTTGCCTACAAATTTGCTATGATTTACGTTTCCCAGTTTTTGTTAGAAATGTTGAGAATTACGATTTATTATTATATGTGGCCAATTGGCCTAAACCACGAATAAACGCTTGGGATACACTTTTAAAAGCGCGTGCAATAGAAAACATGTGTTATACTATTGGAGTCAACAGAATAGGAGAAGATGCCAATCATTTGGAATATCCTGGACATTCTCAAGCTTATGACTATTTAGGAAATACTATTGTAGACTGTGAAAATGAATTGGGTGTATTTCAAATTGAAATCGATAAAACGTCTCAAAATGAAGCACGTCAAAAATTTAATTTTTTAAATGATAAAGATGATTTTAAATTATTTGTTTAA
- a CDS encoding T9SS type A sorting domain-containing protein: MIRYLFFILIFSLTLQAQNFEKDILFNPYVLPENKFYVENKLSFSILQPDQKLIIVENYFLNINYSKITRINLDNTLDTTFNLNTELNGLVKDIALQSDGKIIIVGSFTTFNNTPSKYIVRLNPDGTKDTSFNIGTSFNTYVNSNYPFVSSVQIRPDGKILVGGDLISYNGVYKNSLFLLNNDGTLDNEFTLDSTLGEISISKIKLLPNGKIMLASQFFSSIKRLNNDGTLDNSFLNTVYLNPASNGGGTVVNDFIFQPDGKIIIIGKYDKIMNFSYRDISRINIDGTIDTTFDSRGFNITVPLSSTSENNRKGITAALLQPDGKVIISGSFKKYYNNAINNILRLDAFGNLDTSFSGGLDNATTESEGLFQTFINQMFYTADNDIIAVGQFKTYNDVATDNMVRINNDGSKNIDFNNICRGFNGSVECITQTSTGKIIIGGNFRAYNGVARDRIVQLNADGSLDATFNAPMHTFIENDIQANEIIAQPDGKIIVASGGRFVNGIKVGAVVRLNTDGSIDTDFNSMSVENAYGTRGSCTSIALQSDSKILAAGTIYFDTNINRKLLRLNADGTLDNTFVFGPLSTFQSITKIILQPDGKILVLGIVDTYKSKVIRVLENGVLDDTFTMASSLYFHQNKNLYMSLDNNGKIILISDSLGNNNYRIFRMNSDGSVDTSFNFTALTPHTYGRFAANATLPNGKIIIGVPGNIDINRIKQFNSNGSADSTFDIGTGFNGNINVFYLQPDGGFLVGGYFNSFQGVTERCLVRLTNESFLNINSNESIKKTFLFPNPVNNILYFSDIEENSSYQITTLSGQIVQKGVFFNNQISVESLQNQMYVINIQNSNNIYRYKFLKK; the protein is encoded by the coding sequence ATGATAAGATACTTGTTTTTTATACTTATTTTCAGCCTTACTTTACAAGCTCAGAATTTTGAAAAAGATATATTATTTAATCCTTATGTATTGCCTGAGAATAAATTTTATGTTGAAAACAAGCTTTCATTTTCAATTTTACAACCAGACCAAAAGTTAATAATAGTTGAAAATTATTTTTTGAATATAAACTATTCAAAAATAACAAGAATTAACCTCGACAACACTCTAGATACGACATTTAATTTGAATACTGAATTGAATGGTTTGGTTAAAGATATAGCACTTCAATCAGACGGTAAAATTATTATTGTAGGAAGTTTTACTACGTTTAATAATACACCTTCGAAATATATTGTAAGATTAAATCCTGATGGAACAAAAGATACTAGTTTTAACATCGGTACTAGCTTTAATACCTATGTAAATTCTAATTATCCATTTGTAAGTTCCGTTCAAATCAGACCAGATGGAAAAATTTTGGTAGGTGGTGATTTAATCAGTTATAACGGTGTTTATAAAAATTCTTTATTTTTACTTAATAACGATGGAACACTCGACAATGAATTTACACTAGATTCTACTCTAGGTGAAATATCTATTTCGAAAATAAAGTTGTTACCAAATGGAAAAATAATGCTTGCAAGCCAATTTTTTTCAAGTATTAAAAGATTAAATAATGATGGAACTTTGGATAATTCGTTTTTAAACACGGTTTATCTTAATCCAGCTTCCAACGGTGGAGGAACAGTTGTGAATGATTTTATTTTTCAACCTGATGGTAAAATAATAATTATTGGAAAATATGATAAAATCATGAATTTCAGTTATAGAGACATCTCACGAATTAATATAGACGGTACAATTGATACTACTTTTGATTCTAGAGGGTTTAATATTACAGTTCCATTAAGTAGCACCTCAGAAAATAATAGAAAAGGAATCACAGCAGCACTTTTACAACCAGACGGTAAAGTGATTATTAGTGGTAGTTTTAAAAAATATTACAATAATGCTATAAATAATATCTTAAGACTTGATGCTTTCGGAAATCTGGATACTTCTTTTTCTGGTGGTTTAGACAATGCTACTACTGAGTCAGAAGGGCTTTTCCAAACTTTTATAAATCAAATGTTTTATACTGCGGATAACGATATAATTGCAGTAGGACAGTTTAAAACATATAACGATGTTGCTACCGACAATATGGTTCGGATTAATAATGACGGTTCCAAAAATATTGATTTTAACAATATTTGTAGAGGCTTCAATGGATCTGTTGAATGTATAACCCAAACCAGTACTGGAAAAATAATTATTGGAGGCAATTTTAGAGCTTACAATGGCGTTGCAAGAGATCGCATAGTCCAATTAAATGCAGATGGAAGTTTAGATGCGACCTTTAATGCTCCGATGCACACTTTTATTGAAAATGATATACAGGCCAATGAAATTATAGCCCAGCCTGATGGTAAAATAATTGTTGCTTCTGGAGGACGATTTGTAAATGGTATAAAAGTAGGAGCGGTAGTTAGGCTTAATACAGATGGTAGTATAGACACTGACTTTAATAGTATGTCGGTTGAAAATGCTTATGGTACTCGCGGTTCTTGTACCTCAATAGCATTACAGTCAGATAGTAAAATTTTAGCAGCAGGAACGATTTATTTTGACACTAATATTAATCGAAAATTATTGAGATTAAATGCAGATGGGACACTTGATAATACTTTTGTTTTTGGTCCTTTAAGTACTTTTCAAAGCATTACAAAAATTATTTTACAACCGGATGGCAAGATTTTAGTTTTAGGAATTGTAGACACTTATAAAAGTAAAGTTATAAGGGTATTAGAGAATGGTGTTTTAGATGACACCTTTACTATGGCTTCATCTTTATACTTTCATCAAAATAAAAATTTATATATGTCATTGGATAACAATGGAAAAATTATACTAATTTCTGATTCACTTGGGAACAATAATTATAGAATATTCAGAATGAATAGCGATGGTAGTGTTGATACTTCATTTAACTTTACTGCGCTTACACCACATACTTATGGTAGATTTGCAGCAAATGCAACTTTACCTAATGGAAAAATAATCATTGGTGTACCTGGAAATATCGATATAAATAGAATAAAACAATTTAATTCAAATGGTTCTGCGGATTCTACTTTTGATATAGGCACAGGATTTAATGGCAATATTAATGTATTTTATTTACAACCTGATGGAGGTTTTCTTGTTGGAGGATATTTCAATAGTTTTCAAGGAGTAACAGAACGCTGTTTAGTTCGTTTAACCAACGAATCTTTTTTAAATATCAATTCAAATGAATCCATCAAAAAAACATTTTTATTTCCTAACCCTGTAAATAACATTTTGTATTTTTCTGATATAGAAGAGAATTCAAGCTATCAAATCACTACTTTATCAGGTCAAATTGTTCAAAAAGGAGTTTTTTTTAATAATCAAATTTCTGTAGAATCCCTTCAAAATCAAATGTATGTTATTAATATTCAAAACAGCAACAATATATATAGGTATAAATTTTTAAAAAAATAA
- a CDS encoding succinate dehydrogenase/fumarate reductase iron-sulfur subunit — protein MSAAKNININLKIWRQKNASSKGSMETYKLDNVSTASSFLEMLDQLNEQLINEKKEPVAFDHDCREGICGMCSLYINGRAHGPDTGITTCQLHMRMFNDGDTIYIEPWRSKAFPVIKDLVVDRSAFDRIQQAGGFVSVNTSGNTIDANSIPVPKDDADKAFEAAACIGCGACVATCKNGSAMLFVGAKVSQYALLPQGKVEATQRVLNMVRQMDEEGFGNCTNTGACEIECPKGISLENIARMNREYLKASLK, from the coding sequence ATGAGTGCAGCTAAAAATATAAACATAAACCTTAAAATTTGGCGTCAAAAGAACGCTAGTTCAAAAGGAAGCATGGAAACTTATAAATTAGATAATGTTTCTACTGCAAGTTCGTTTTTGGAAATGTTAGACCAATTAAACGAGCAATTAATCAACGAAAAGAAAGAACCAGTAGCGTTTGATCACGATTGTCGTGAGGGAATTTGTGGTATGTGTTCTTTATACATCAATGGGCGTGCTCACGGACCTGATACAGGAATTACTACTTGTCAGTTACACATGAGAATGTTCAACGATGGCGATACAATCTACATCGAACCTTGGAGAAGTAAAGCGTTTCCAGTAATTAAAGACTTAGTGGTTGACAGAAGCGCTTTTGATAGAATTCAGCAAGCTGGTGGTTTCGTGTCGGTAAATACTTCTGGTAATACTATTGATGCTAATTCTATTCCAGTTCCTAAAGACGATGCCGACAAAGCGTTTGAAGCAGCAGCTTGTATTGGATGTGGAGCATGTGTGGCGACTTGTAAAAACGGTTCAGCGATGTTATTCGTTGGAGCTAAAGTATCGCAATATGCTTTATTACCACAAGGTAAAGTTGAAGCTACACAACGTGTTTTAAACATGGTTCGTCAAATGGACGAAGAAGGATTCGGAAATTGTACCAATACTGGAGCATGTGAAATCGAATGTCCAAAAGGGATTTCGTTAGAGAACATTGCACGTATGAACAGAGAATACTTAAAAGCTTCTTTGAAATAA
- a CDS encoding fumarate reductase/succinate dehydrogenase flavoprotein subunit — MKLDSKIPAGPLKDKWTDHKNHLKLVAPNNRPKIDIIVVGTGLAGASAAASLGEMGYNVKAFCFQDSPRRAHSIAAQGGINAAKNYQNDGDSVYRLFYDTIKGGDYRAREANVHRLAEVSGNIIDQCVAQGVPFAREYGGMLDNRSFGGTQVQRTFYAAGQTGQQLLLGAYSALSRQIGLGRVKMYNRHEMLDLVKVDGKARGIIARNLITGEIERHSAHAVVIASGGYGNVYFLSTNAMGSNVTASWKIHKQGALFANPCYVQIHPTCIPVHGTNQSKLTLMSESLRNSGRIWVPKKKEDAEAIRAGKLKPTQIAEEDRDYYLERRYPAFGNLVPRDVASRAAKERCDAGYGIEANDTNEGVYLDFSTEIQTKGRQAAYAKGNHNPTPEEITALGKQWLEEKYGNLFTMYQKITDENPYETPMKIYPAVHYTMGGVWVDYNLQSTIPGCFVAGEANFSDHGANRLGASALMQGLADGYFVLPYTISNYLADEIRTGKISTESPEFAEAEARVKDSISKFLNNNGTKSVDYFHKKLGLIMWNKVGMARNEKGLTEAIAEIAQLKEDFYKDVYVPGSADELNPELEKALRVADFIELGQLMAMDALQRKESCGGHFREEYQDAEGETLRDDENFKFVGAWEYKGDDISKEELHKEELKYEEIKIAARNYK, encoded by the coding sequence ATGAAGTTAGATTCTAAAATACCAGCGGGTCCATTAAAAGACAAATGGACTGATCATAAAAATCACTTGAAATTAGTTGCCCCAAATAATAGACCAAAAATTGATATTATTGTGGTAGGAACTGGTTTAGCAGGTGCTTCTGCAGCCGCTTCTCTTGGAGAAATGGGGTATAATGTAAAAGCATTCTGTTTTCAAGATTCTCCTCGTCGTGCGCACTCAATTGCGGCTCAAGGAGGTATCAATGCAGCAAAAAATTATCAAAATGATGGTGACAGTGTGTACCGTCTTTTCTATGATACAATTAAAGGTGGTGACTACCGTGCGCGTGAAGCAAACGTTCATCGTTTAGCAGAAGTTTCAGGTAATATTATTGACCAATGTGTAGCGCAAGGTGTTCCTTTTGCTCGTGAATATGGTGGAATGTTAGATAACCGTTCGTTTGGTGGAACGCAAGTACAACGTACTTTCTACGCTGCTGGACAAACAGGACAACAATTGTTATTAGGAGCATATTCAGCTTTATCAAGACAAATCGGGTTAGGACGTGTAAAAATGTACAACCGTCATGAGATGTTAGATTTAGTTAAAGTGGATGGAAAAGCTCGTGGAATTATTGCTCGTAACTTAATTACAGGAGAAATCGAAAGACATTCAGCTCATGCTGTTGTTATCGCTTCTGGAGGTTACGGAAACGTATATTTCCTTTCTACAAATGCAATGGGAAGTAACGTAACAGCTTCTTGGAAAATTCACAAGCAAGGAGCGTTATTTGCAAATCCATGTTATGTACAAATTCACCCAACATGTATTCCAGTTCACGGAACTAATCAGTCAAAATTAACGTTGATGTCTGAATCGTTACGTAACTCAGGTCGTATTTGGGTACCAAAGAAAAAAGAAGATGCTGAAGCAATCAGAGCTGGTAAATTAAAACCAACTCAAATTGCAGAAGAAGATAGAGATTACTACTTAGAAAGAAGATATCCTGCGTTTGGAAACTTAGTTCCTCGTGACGTGGCTTCAAGAGCTGCAAAAGAGCGTTGTGATGCTGGTTACGGTATCGAAGCTAACGATACTAATGAAGGTGTTTACTTAGATTTCTCAACGGAAATTCAAACTAAAGGTCGTCAAGCGGCTTATGCAAAAGGAAATCATAATCCAACTCCAGAAGAAATTACAGCTTTAGGTAAACAGTGGTTAGAAGAGAAATATGGTAACTTGTTTACGATGTATCAAAAAATCACAGATGAGAATCCTTATGAAACACCAATGAAAATTTATCCAGCAGTTCACTATACTATGGGTGGTGTTTGGGTTGATTATAACTTACAATCAACAATTCCAGGTTGTTTCGTAGCAGGAGAAGCTAACTTCTCTGACCACGGAGCTAACCGTTTAGGAGCTTCGGCTTTAATGCAAGGTTTGGCAGATGGATATTTCGTGTTACCATACACTATTTCTAACTATTTAGCAGACGAAATTAGAACAGGTAAAATTTCTACAGAATCTCCAGAATTCGCTGAAGCAGAAGCTAGAGTGAAAGATTCAATTAGTAAATTCTTAAACAACAATGGTACGAAGTCAGTTGATTATTTCCATAAAAAATTAGGTTTGATTATGTGGAATAAAGTAGGTATGGCTCGTAACGAAAAAGGATTAACAGAGGCTATTGCTGAAATCGCTCAATTAAAAGAAGATTTCTACAAAGATGTTTATGTTCCTGGAAGCGCAGACGAATTAAATCCTGAGTTAGAAAAAGCGTTAAGAGTTGCCGATTTCATCGAATTAGGACAGTTAATGGCAATGGATGCGTTACAACGTAAAGAATCTTGTGGTGGTCACTTCCGTGAAGAATATCAAGATGCTGAAGGTGAAACATTACGTGATGACGAAAACTTCAAATTTGTTGGAGCTTGGGAATATAAAGGTGATGACATCAGCAAAGAAGAGCTTCACAAAGAAGAATTGAAATACGAAGAAATTAAAATTGCAGCTAGAAATTATAAATAA
- a CDS encoding succinate dehydrogenase cytochrome b subunit, whose amino-acid sequence MAKSALLKSSIVKKYWMALTGLFLCLFLAGHLAGNLQLIFGTNLQFNQYALFMTTNPAVKLLSYLTYISIIFHAIDGIMLTVQNKKARPIGYAKTDGSSSSFASRNMAVLGTVILVFIATHMVNFWAKMHFDKNMPLMVKEIEVQGNKQKFYVGTETGQYYPVDQVAKEGEKADPTTMMPKQFVIKNKTELYYSQADVKTADLYKDLHKLTVDFFKDAKYGLYFTIGYVLAMLALAFHLWHGFQSAFQSIGVNSSKFTPVIKFVGKAFAILVPLLFAIIPIFLHFKK is encoded by the coding sequence ATGGCAAAATCAGCACTATTGAAGTCGTCTATTGTAAAAAAATACTGGATGGCTCTTACAGGTTTATTTTTATGCTTGTTTTTGGCGGGTCATTTAGCTGGAAATCTTCAATTGATTTTTGGAACTAACCTGCAGTTTAATCAATACGCATTATTCATGACCACCAATCCGGCAGTTAAGTTACTTTCTTATCTTACCTACATTTCAATTATATTCCATGCTATTGATGGAATTATGTTGACAGTTCAAAACAAAAAAGCTAGACCTATTGGTTACGCAAAGACAGATGGTTCTTCTAGTAGTTTTGCATCAAGAAATATGGCGGTTTTAGGAACAGTTATTTTGGTTTTCATTGCTACTCACATGGTGAATTTTTGGGCAAAAATGCATTTTGATAAAAATATGCCTTTAATGGTTAAAGAAATTGAAGTGCAAGGAAACAAACAGAAGTTTTATGTGGGTACAGAAACTGGCCAATATTATCCAGTTGACCAAGTGGCAAAAGAAGGAGAAAAAGCAGATCCTACGACTATGATGCCAAAACAATTTGTTATCAAAAACAAAACAGAATTATATTACAGTCAGGCAGATGTTAAAACAGCAGATTTATATAAAGATTTACACAAATTAACTGTAGATTTCTTCAAAGATGCTAAATACGGATTGTATTTTACAATTGGTTATGTTTTAGCTATGTTGGCTTTAGCCTTCCATTTATGGCACGGGTTTCAAAGTGCATTTCAATCCATTGGGGTTAATAGCTCTAAATTTACACCTGTTATCAAGTTTGTTGGAAAAGCATTTGCAATACTAGTTCCATTATTGTTTGCAATCATTCCTATTTTCTTACACTTTAAAAAATAA